A genomic region of Notamacropus eugenii isolate mMacEug1 chromosome 3, mMacEug1.pri_v2, whole genome shotgun sequence contains the following coding sequences:
- the SLC25A17 gene encoding peroxisomal membrane protein PMP34 isoform X1 — protein MAAVLSYESLVHAVAGAVGSVTAMTVFFPLDTARLRLQVDEKRKSKTTHMVLMEIIKEEGLLAPYRGWFPVISSLCCSNFVYFYTFNSLKAVWVKGQHSTTGKDLAVGFVAGVVNVLLTTPLWVVNTRLKLQGAKFRNEDIVPTNYKGILDAFHQIMRDEGILALWNGTLPSLLLVFNPAIQFMFYEGLKRQLLKRRAQLSSLDVFVIGAIAKAIATTVTYPMQTVQSILRFGRHRLNPENRTLGSLRNVLYLLHQRVRRFGVMGLYKGLEAKLLQTVLTAALMFLVYEKLTAATFTVMGLKSGRRR, from the exons GGAAGTGTGACTGCCATGACAGTGTTTTTCCCTTTGGACACCGCCAGGCTTCGACTTCAGG TTGATGAGAAGCGGAAATCCAAGACGACGCACATGGTGCTGATGGAGATCATTAAAGAGGAAGGCCT CCTGGCACCGTACCGAGGCTGGTTTCCAGTTATCTCCAGTCTCTGCTGCTCCAATTTTGTCTATTTCTACACTTTTAACAGCCTCAAAGCTGTCTGGGTCAAAGGTCAGCATTCTACAACAGGCAAGGACTTGGCGGTTGGATTTGTTGCAG GTGTGGTGAATGTGCTCCTGACCACACCTTTATGGGTGGTGAACACCCGGCTGAAACTCCAGGGGGCCAAGtttagaaatgaagacattgTGCCCACCAACTACAAGGGCATCTTAG ACGCTTTCCACCAAATCATGCGAGACGAAGGGATCCTAGCTCTGTGGAATGGCACGCTCCCCTCCCTCCTGTTGGTCTTCAACCCAGCCATCCAATTCATGTTCTACGAAGGACTCAAGAGGCAGCTCTTGAAGAGAAGGGCACAG CTTTCTTCTTTGGATGTTTTTGTCATCGGGGCCATTGCCAAGGCCATCGCCACCACAGTTACCTACCCGATGCAGACCGTGCAGTCCATTCTGAGG TTTGGACGTCACAGGCTGAACCCCGAAAACAGAACATTAGGAAGCCTTCGGAATGTCCTTTACCTTCTTCACCAGCGAGTGAG GCGTTTTGGAGTAATGGGACTTTACAAAGGCCTGGAGGCCAAGCTGCTGCAGACCGTGCTCACGGCTGCCCTCATGTTCCTAGTCTATGAGAAGCTGACTGCTGCTACCTTCACGGTCATGGGACTGAAGAGTGGGCGCAGGCGCTGA
- the SLC25A17 gene encoding peroxisomal membrane protein PMP34 isoform X2, with protein MAAVLSYESLVHAVAGAVGSVTAMTVFFPLDTARLRLQVDEKRKSKTTHMVLMEIIKEEGLLAPYRGWFPVISSLCCSNFVYFYTFNSLKAVWVKGQHSTTGKDLAVGFVAGVVNVLLTTPLWVVNTRLKLQGAKFRNEDIVPTNYKGILDAFHQIMRDEGILALWNGTLPSLLLVFNPAIQFMFYEGLKRQLLKRRAQLSSLDVFVIGAIAKAIATTVTYPMQTVQSILRFGRHRLNPENRTLGSLRNVLYLLHQRVRLRLHQPAHPVSS; from the exons GGAAGTGTGACTGCCATGACAGTGTTTTTCCCTTTGGACACCGCCAGGCTTCGACTTCAGG TTGATGAGAAGCGGAAATCCAAGACGACGCACATGGTGCTGATGGAGATCATTAAAGAGGAAGGCCT CCTGGCACCGTACCGAGGCTGGTTTCCAGTTATCTCCAGTCTCTGCTGCTCCAATTTTGTCTATTTCTACACTTTTAACAGCCTCAAAGCTGTCTGGGTCAAAGGTCAGCATTCTACAACAGGCAAGGACTTGGCGGTTGGATTTGTTGCAG GTGTGGTGAATGTGCTCCTGACCACACCTTTATGGGTGGTGAACACCCGGCTGAAACTCCAGGGGGCCAAGtttagaaatgaagacattgTGCCCACCAACTACAAGGGCATCTTAG ACGCTTTCCACCAAATCATGCGAGACGAAGGGATCCTAGCTCTGTGGAATGGCACGCTCCCCTCCCTCCTGTTGGTCTTCAACCCAGCCATCCAATTCATGTTCTACGAAGGACTCAAGAGGCAGCTCTTGAAGAGAAGGGCACAG CTTTCTTCTTTGGATGTTTTTGTCATCGGGGCCATTGCCAAGGCCATCGCCACCACAGTTACCTACCCGATGCAGACCGTGCAGTCCATTCTGAGG TTTGGACGTCACAGGCTGAACCCCGAAAACAGAACATTAGGAAGCCTTCGGAATGTCCTTTACCTTCTTCACCAGCGAGTGAG GCTGCGTTTGCACCAACCTGCCCACCCTGTTTCCTCCTAG